A genomic region of Clarias gariepinus isolate MV-2021 ecotype Netherlands chromosome 23, CGAR_prim_01v2, whole genome shotgun sequence contains the following coding sequences:
- the optc gene encoding opticin, translating into MALYVVVAVALLGSCWAAPPVDSDLLNYDEDSDTWDLNSYGETYDYDVLDEEVENAGIVIEVETMAPPAVATHLPPTVILENKTAAVTFPQTTKATIHPTLDFQGPGLFGPDTGLGLPTCLLCVCLSGSVYCEDADLSEIPPLPKDTTHFYARFNKITAVKAKDFLNQNQLKRIDLKGNQISNLDEDTFRTLPQLQDLFLADNRIMSLPELPATMRHIDVRNNRLTSAGIHREAFKEMKDLQFLYLSDNRLDYIPVPLPESLRVLHLQNNNIQTLNEDTFCNSHDLSYVRKSLEDIRLDGNPLDVNQYARAYVCLPRLPVGSSY; encoded by the exons ATGGCGCTGTATGTAGTGGTTGCTGTGGCCCTGCTTGGCTCCTGTTGGGCAGCTCCTCCAGTTGATTCTGATCTGCTGAATTATGATGAGGATTCGGACACATGGGACCTGAACAGCTATGGAGAAACCTATGACTATGATGTCTTGGATGAGGAAGTTGAGAATGCAGGAATTGTG ATTGAGGTCGAGACTATGGCTCCTCCTGCAGTTGCTACTCATCTACCTCCCACAGTTATCCttgaaaacaaaacagcagcagTAACATTTCCACAGACCACCAAAGCCACAATCCATCCTACACTGGATTTTCAGGGCCCTGGACTTTTTGGCCCTGACACTGGCCTGG GCCTTCCCAcctgcctgttgtgtgtgtgcctcaGCGGCAGTGTGTATTGTGAAGATGCTGATTTAAGCGAGATCCCTCCTCTGCCCAAAGACACCACACACTTCTATGCCCGCTTTAACAAGATAACAGCGGTCAAGGCAAAGGACTTTCTTAACCAGA aTCAGTTGAAACGAATCGACCTAAAAGGGAATCAGATCTCCAATTTGGATGAGGACACCTTCCGCACTCTCCCACAGCTCCAGGACCTATTTTTAGCTGACAACAGAATTATGTCTCTGCCTGAGCTTCCAGCCACTATGAGGCACATTGATGTTCGCAATAACCGTCTGACGAGTGCTGGCATACACAGAGAAGCCTTTAAG GAAATGAAAGACTTGCAGTTCCTGTACCTGTCAGACAACCGACTAGATTACATTCCTGTCCCACTTCCTGAGAGTCTACGAGTGCTTCACTTGCAG aacaacaacatacagACCTTGAATGAAGACACGTTTTGCAACAGTCACGACCTCAGCTATGTACGCAAGTCTTTGGAAGACATTAGATTGGACGGAAACCCATTGGATGTGAACCAATATGCTCGGGCTTATGTCTGCCTGCCAAGATTGCCTGTGGGAAGCTCATACTGA